A genome region from Coffea arabica cultivar ET-39 chromosome 7e, Coffea Arabica ET-39 HiFi, whole genome shotgun sequence includes the following:
- the LOC140011435 gene encoding uncharacterized protein, translating into MRCYIWGKCINGPDAHYEGGEICVFDYVEVTGISLFEMDRMLENEARVYGDKRYHILVEEYGFRRLWHDKELYAYCADYLDYGRRVDLYIEVSFAEILRLQMGYDYEEDDYDDDYVLEGGINGESEEHNGCNSDASSGEFSGKDSDYEMEEEDDDDYEDNVDQNVEWLGIENQVEEERKMIAKGKMIAAAQRDIGSDSESDVDNSDVDAAPDSESDFESLHGSGDEQCRKPPMFNPKDMHNPKIKLKQYFSNFKEFKEAVRTWNIKRGRPFKFVKHDKVKVMAKCPREGCDWYIYARKLSGEGSVQVRTFQKKHKCGFSYHNESVRSSWVAKNYCETVRENPRLDLKSFTNKVMKENKCFLSKYQGYRAKRAATKIVQGDETDHYKKLPDYINEIKRSNPGTTVIMKVVDGYCDAVTRQQKFQRLYMCFSGVKQGFLAACRPIFGLDGTFLKGPAGGVLLTAVGVDPNNGFYPIAYAATEGETKDSWMWFLTLLREDLQIERDYEWTIMSDKQKGIIQACEAVFPNCDHRFCVKHLHSNFSVAGFKGTTLRRALWKAAKATTLAKFSTKMRELAEIDIEAAKWLGTKQPIEWTRSHFRTFSKCDMLLNNICESFNSKILHAREEHIVGLMESLRHYVMTRLQQNRDMAKSKWKKLKFCPRIMKRVKKNMDMATQCFPIKSNDDDYEVGCPYGETYCVNIKERMCTCRKWDLTGIPCSHAISAIWIARKDPMDFIDQCYSVEAYLKCYANCILPVNGEHDWTHTHVTPPLPPTYGRAPGRPKKLRKKGEDEIQQKKEKGNKMSRVGQVIKCNYCGEKGHNKRSCNIRKEQLENAATEGTQATHSASQQVGSCTELFEISLNEASSQTGADTTVDNQCVNTCSGPAKTIARKGAKRTSVLSLENIVLPNQRKTKAQRSQRQNMASTEDIISSAPTPELNLHQVSNIPLPQMPYMSQPDPVQVPNFHIRDTKSCTITNITGGQSAGGSSNG; encoded by the exons ATGAGATGCTATATTTGGGGAAAATGTATAAATGGGCCTGATGCACATTATGAGGGAGGGGAAATATGTGTGTTTGATTATGTAGAAGTGACTGGGATTAGTCTGTTTGAGATGGATAGAATGCTTGAAAATGAAGCAAGGGTCTACGGCGATAAAAGGTACCATATTCTTGTAGAAGAGTATGGATTTCGCAGGCTTTGGCATGATAAGGAATTATATGCTTATTGTGCAGATTATCTAGATTATGGTAGGCGTGTTGACTTGTACATTGAGGTTTcttttgctgaaattttgaggttACAAATGGGGTATGATTATGAGGAGGATGATTATGATGATGATTATGTTTTAGAGGGAGGTATAAATGGTGAATCTGAAGAACACAATGGTTGCAATTCAGATGCTAGCTCAGGGGAATTCTCTGGTAAGGACTCGGACTATGAGATGGAGgaagaggatgatgatgatTATGAAGATAATGTAGATCAGAATGTAGAATGGTTGGGGATTGAGAATCAAGtagaagaggaaagaaaaatgattGCTAAAGGAAAAATGATTGCTGCAGCTCAGAGGGATATAGGAAGTGATTCTGAGAGTGATGTTGATAACTCTGATGTAGATGCTGCGCCAGATTCTGAATCTGATTTTGAAAGTCTACATGGAAGTGGTGATGAACAATGTAGGAAACCACCAATGTTTAATCCCAAGGACATGCATAATCCTAAAATTAAACTTAAACAATATTTTAGCAACTTCAAGGAGTTTAAGGAAGCGGTCAGAACCTGGAATATAAAGAGAGGAAGGCCATTTAAGTTTGTTAAACATGACAAAGTTAAAGTGATGGCCAAGTGTCCTAGAGAAGGTTGTGATTGGTACATCTATGCTAGAAAGTTGAGTGGGGAAGGCAGTGTGCAAGTTAGAACCTTTCAAAAGAAACACAAGTGTGGGTTCTCTTACCATAATGAAAGTGTAAGATCAAGTTGGGTGGCAAAAAATTACTGTGAGACAGTTAGAGAAAATCCGAGGCTAGATCTTAAGAGCTTTACAAATAAGGTaatgaaggaaaataaatgCTTTTTAAGTAAGTATCAAGGCTATAGAGCAAAAAGAGCTGCCACAAAAATTGTGCAAGGGGATGAGACTGATCACTATAAGAAACTGCCTGATTATATCAATGAAATAAAGAGGAGTAACCCTGGAACTACTGTGATTATGAAAGTAGTAGATGGGTATTGTGATGCTGTCACAAGACAACAAAAGTTTCAAAGATTGTACATGTGTTTTTCTGGGGTTAAACAGGGATTCCTAGCTGCTTGTAGACCTATTTTTGGCTTGGATGGGACATTCTTAAAGGGTCCAGCAGGAGGGGTATTGCTAACTGCTGTGGGAGTTGATCCTAACAATGGATTTTATCCCATTGCTTATGCTGCAACTGAGGGGGAAACCAAAGATTCGTGGATGTGGTTTCTAACATTGTTGAGAGAGGATCTTCAAATTGAGAGAGACTATGAATGGACTATAATGAGTGACAAACAAAAAGGTATCATACAAGCATGTGAGGCAGTGTTTCCAAATTGTGACCATAGATTTTGTGTTAAACATCTACACAGTAATTTTTCAGTTGCTGGATTTAAAGGAACAACTTTGAGACGTGCACTATGGAAAGCTGCTAAGGCAACCACACTTGCAAAATTCAGTACAAAAATGAGGGAATTGGCAGAAATTGACATTGAGGCTGCGAAATGGTTGGGTACAAAGCAGCCTATTGAATGGACTAGATCACACTTTAGAACCTTTTCCAAGTGTGACATGTTGCTAAACAACATATGTGAGTCATTTAACAGCAAGATTCTACATGCTAGAGAGGAGCATATTGTGGGGCTGATGGAATCTTTGAGGCACTATGTAATGACCAGATTGCAGCAAAACAGAGATATGGCTAAGAGCAAGtggaagaaattgaaattctgcCCAAGAATCATGAAAAGAGTGAAGAAAAACATGGATATGGCTACTCAATGTTTTCCTATTAAATCAAATGATGATGATTATGAGGTTGGCTGCCCTTATGGAGAAACATATTGTGTTAATATTAAAGAGAGAATGTGCACTTGTAGGAAATGGGATCTTACCGGGATTCCATGCAGCCATGCAATTTCAGCAATCTGGATAGCTCGTAAAGACCCTATGGACTTTATTGATCAATGTTATAGTGTTGAAGCCTATCTCAAGTGCTATGCTAATTGCATTTTGCCTGTCAATGGGGAGCATGATTGGACACATACTCATGTTACACCTCCACTTCCACCAACATATGGAAGAGCACCAGGAAGGCCCAAAAAACTGAGGAAAAAAGGTGAAGATGAAATACaacagaaaaaagagaaagggaaTAAAATGAGTAGAGTTGGGCAAGTGATTAAGTGTAACTACTGTGGTGAGAAAGGGCATAACAAAAGGTCTTGTAATATTCGGAAGGAGCAACTTGAAAATGCTGCAACTGAAGGCACTCAAGCTACTCATAGTGCAAGCCAACAAGTAGGATCTTGCACTGAGCTATTTGAAATATCTCTTAATGAAGCCTCATCTCAAACTGGTGCTGATACAACAGTAGACAATCAATGT GTAAACACATGTAGTGGACCCGCTAAGACGATTGCAAGAAAAGGAGCAAAAAGAACTTCTGTACTCTCTCTT GAAAACATTGTGCTTCCAAATCAGAGGAAAACAAAGGCACAGAGATCTCAACGACAAAACATGGCATCTACTGAAGATATAATTTCGTCTGCTCCAACTCCAGAACTTAACTTGCATCAAGTGTCCAACATTCCATTGCCTCAGATGCCGTATATGAGTCAACCTGATCCAGTCCAAGTTCCCAATTTTCATATAAGAGATACAAAGTCTTGTACAATAACAAATATTACTGGTGGTCAATCTGCTGGGGGATCTTCCAATGGCTAA